Part of the Streptomyces europaeiscabiei genome is shown below.
CCGGGGCGCGGGCCAGCACCTCCTGATCGTGGTCGACGACCCGGACGTCGTCGAACTCCTCTCCACGACACTGGAGTTGGCGGGCTACCGGATTGAGACGGCCGAGTCGGGCACGGAGGCGGTGGCGCGGCTCACCGAGCGGCGGTTCGACCTGGTGGTGCTCGATCTGGCGCTGCCGGACCTGGAGGACCTCGGGCGGGAGCGCCGCCCCGTCGCCCACCGTCCTCCGGTGCTGTTCCTGACGCGGTACGACTCGCTCGGCAGACTTCTCCCCGAAGTCGGCCTGGGTGAGCAGGACTACGTCACCAAGCCCTTCCGTATCGCCGAGGTGCTGGCCCGCGCCCAGGTCCTGCTGCGCGGCCGGAAAGCCGTCCG
Proteins encoded:
- a CDS encoding response regulator transcription factor gives rise to the protein MYGSASEKPSLPRGAGQHLLIVVDDPDVVELLSTTLELAGYRIETAESGTEAVARLTERRFDLVVLDLALPDLEDLGRERRPVAHRPPVLFLTRYDSLGRLLPEVGLGEQDYVTKPFRIAEVLARAQVLLRGRKAVRRDNELSYRDLVLDDPACQALRAGRALNLTPAEYRLLRYLLVNAHKVLSKEQIGRYVWGDFHGDNAIEQLVSRLRRKVDREGPPLIHTRRGFGYWLGRPGDRER